A genomic region of Fibrobacter sp. contains the following coding sequences:
- a CDS encoding glycosyl transferase: protein MATKQKKSVKKVASKAPAAKYGYFDDAKKEYVLTTPATPIKWCNYVGTLNFGGIVDTTGGTLVCKGDPALNRITKYIAQMPCSDFKASTIYIRVKNAKGYTVFSPFVVPTLTKMKKWECHVGLSYMRWIAECEGLRTQVTIFVPTGSNTLLQDIQVTNLDKTAKEVDIIPVYEFSHFEAEKQLTNADWVPQTMTLKGHWEKDGHVVLEQYAYMKRDFAVNYVTANCKVGSFDGDRRVFLGANEMGSWAAPLSLANKELSNSECDRGDNIAALMIHAGKIAAGKTFRTCTQLGQEQSLKVAAKAIAKYRDLKNVDKAFDELAKFWQNYLSTIQVQTPDAAFNSMVNVHNPRQCHTTKNWSRYLSLYQLGYGTSRGIGYRDSSQDLMGVMSHMPEEALQLALNLLSVQRPEGNAMHQYAPLALEEDNGNEANAGDSREKKGVLDEKGQPAYADWYGDDHLWIVLTIANYLKETGKMDLLKKEVPFYEAGKKRAQREKGTVLEHLKRSLNFTRTHLGKHGLPLLGFADWNDCMNLPLGAESSFNTGLYAKALLEMMDICEALGDKKSVEMYKKWYEDVKAAFNKSAWDGKWWVRWFDKQGNAYGTNKAKYGKIYCNSQSWSVISGIATGDRAVMGMDSLNKLLNTANGVKSSTPGYRGFDPNVGGISTYPPGAKENGGIFLHTNPWVMIAETILGRGDKAFQYYSQINPAAKNTKLDEFESEPYCYPQNILGDEHKQFGMGRNAWLSGTSSWTYQAATQFIIGVRASFKGLIINPCIPSKWDGFKVTRKFRGATYEIEVKNPKHVCKGVAEMIVDGKKIDADVAPIFTKGVHKVVVTLG from the coding sequence ATGGCTACAAAACAGAAGAAGAGTGTCAAGAAGGTCGCCTCCAAGGCCCCGGCCGCCAAGTACGGCTACTTCGATGACGCCAAGAAAGAATACGTGCTCACCACCCCGGCAACCCCGATTAAGTGGTGTAACTACGTCGGTACTTTGAACTTCGGCGGTATCGTGGATACCACCGGCGGTACCCTGGTTTGCAAGGGCGACCCCGCCCTGAACCGTATCACCAAGTACATCGCCCAGATGCCCTGCTCTGACTTCAAGGCTAGCACCATCTATATCCGTGTGAAGAACGCCAAGGGTTACACCGTGTTCTCCCCGTTTGTGGTCCCGACCCTCACCAAGATGAAGAAGTGGGAATGTCACGTGGGTCTTTCTTACATGCGCTGGATTGCCGAATGCGAAGGCCTCCGTACGCAAGTGACGATTTTCGTTCCGACCGGCTCCAACACTCTCCTCCAGGACATCCAGGTCACCAACCTCGACAAGACCGCCAAGGAAGTGGACATTATCCCGGTTTATGAATTCAGCCATTTCGAAGCTGAAAAGCAGCTCACCAACGCCGACTGGGTTCCCCAGACCATGACCCTCAAGGGCCACTGGGAAAAGGACGGCCACGTGGTGCTGGAACAGTACGCCTACATGAAGCGCGATTTTGCCGTGAACTATGTGACCGCTAACTGCAAGGTCGGTAGCTTCGATGGCGACCGCCGCGTGTTCCTCGGCGCAAACGAAATGGGTTCCTGGGCAGCTCCGCTCAGCCTCGCCAACAAAGAACTTTCCAACAGCGAATGCGACCGTGGCGACAACATTGCCGCTCTCATGATCCACGCTGGCAAGATTGCCGCAGGCAAGACCTTCCGCACCTGCACCCAGCTCGGTCAGGAACAGAGCCTGAAGGTTGCCGCCAAGGCCATCGCCAAGTACCGCGACCTGAAGAACGTGGACAAGGCTTTCGACGAACTGGCCAAGTTCTGGCAGAACTACCTTTCTACTATCCAGGTGCAGACTCCGGATGCAGCGTTCAACTCCATGGTGAACGTCCACAACCCCCGTCAGTGCCACACCACCAAGAACTGGAGCCGCTACCTGTCCCTGTACCAGCTGGGCTACGGCACCAGCCGCGGTATCGGTTACCGTGACTCCAGCCAGGACCTGATGGGCGTCATGAGCCACATGCCGGAAGAAGCTCTCCAGCTCGCTTTGAACCTGCTCTCTGTGCAGCGCCCCGAAGGTAACGCCATGCACCAGTACGCTCCGCTTGCCCTCGAAGAAGACAACGGCAACGAAGCAAACGCCGGCGACTCCCGCGAAAAGAAGGGCGTCCTCGACGAAAAGGGCCAGCCGGCTTACGCTGACTGGTACGGCGATGACCACCTCTGGATCGTGCTCACGATTGCAAACTACCTCAAGGAAACCGGCAAGATGGATCTTCTCAAGAAAGAAGTTCCGTTCTACGAAGCTGGCAAGAAGCGCGCCCAGCGTGAAAAGGGCACTGTCCTTGAACACCTGAAGCGCTCCCTCAACTTTACCCGCACTCACTTGGGCAAGCACGGCCTTCCGCTCCTTGGCTTTGCTGACTGGAACGACTGCATGAACCTGCCTCTCGGTGCAGAATCTTCTTTCAACACCGGCCTCTACGCCAAGGCATTGCTCGAGATGATGGACATCTGCGAAGCTCTCGGCGACAAGAAGTCCGTGGAAATGTACAAGAAGTGGTACGAAGACGTGAAGGCCGCTTTCAACAAGAGCGCCTGGGACGGCAAGTGGTGGGTCCGCTGGTTCGACAAGCAGGGCAACGCCTACGGCACCAACAAGGCCAAGTACGGCAAGATTTACTGCAATAGCCAGTCCTGGTCCGTGATTTCCGGTATCGCTACCGGCGACCGCGCCGTGATGGGCATGGACAGCCTGAACAAGCTCCTCAACACCGCCAACGGCGTGAAGAGCTCTACTCCGGGCTACCGCGGCTTCGACCCCAACGTGGGTGGCATCTCCACTTATCCTCCTGGAGCCAAGGAAAACGGCGGTATCTTCCTCCACACCAACCCGTGGGTGATGATTGCCGAAACGATTCTAGGCCGTGGCGACAAGGCCTTCCAGTATTACAGCCAAATTAACCCGGCTGCCAAGAACACCAAGCTCGACGAGTTCGAATCGGAACCTTATTGCTACCCGCAGAACATTCTCGGTGACGAACACAAGCAGTTCGGTATGGGCCGTAACGCATGGCTCTCCGGAACCAGCTCCTGGACCTACCAGGCTGCAACCCAGTTCATCATCGGTGTCCGCGCAAGCTTCAAGGGCCTGATTATCAACCCCTGCATCCCCTCCAAGTGGGACGGCTTCAAGGTGACCCGCAAGTTCCGTGGTGCAACCTACGAAATCGAAGTGAAGAACCCGAAGCACGTGTGCAAGGGTGTCGCCGAGATGATCGTCGATGGCAAGAAGATTGACGCCGACGTGGCACCTATCTTTACGAAGGGTGTTCATAAAGTAGTAGTTACTTTGGGTTAA
- a CDS encoding Nif3-like dinuclear metal center hexameric protein codes for MELKDFSCWLDRLLTPAAFKDYCVDGLCVEASDKVTKVVTGVSFRDRLIERAIEEGADAIIVHHPNGFWNGDSKIPVGHFGRRIHQLMQHGISLYGFHLPLDGHPEIGNNALIAKALGLNVVEGFMQEGEKCVGQVGEWGTPVSKERFLEIAAQAFPAGVQNSFMFGSDKIRRVAICSGSGASGLEEAMALGCDAFVTGEIKENVPIAVEEAGFNLIACGHHRTEVFGVRALAQKITADLGIPAVFVDIDNPI; via the coding sequence ATGGAATTGAAGGATTTTTCGTGTTGGCTAGACCGTTTGCTCACTCCGGCGGCGTTCAAGGATTACTGCGTTGACGGACTTTGTGTAGAGGCTTCTGACAAGGTGACCAAGGTGGTAACAGGCGTTTCTTTTCGCGACCGCCTGATTGAGCGCGCCATCGAAGAGGGTGCGGATGCAATCATCGTCCATCACCCAAATGGCTTCTGGAACGGGGATTCCAAGATTCCGGTAGGTCATTTCGGCAGGCGTATTCACCAGCTTATGCAGCACGGGATTTCCCTCTACGGTTTTCACCTGCCTCTGGACGGCCACCCCGAAATCGGGAACAACGCCCTGATTGCCAAGGCCTTGGGACTTAATGTGGTGGAAGGCTTCATGCAAGAAGGTGAAAAATGCGTGGGCCAGGTGGGGGAGTGGGGCACGCCTGTTTCCAAGGAGCGTTTTCTGGAAATTGCCGCCCAGGCGTTTCCTGCAGGCGTCCAGAACAGCTTCATGTTCGGCTCCGACAAGATCCGCCGTGTGGCCATCTGCAGCGGGAGCGGCGCTTCTGGCCTAGAAGAGGCCATGGCCCTGGGCTGCGATGCATTTGTGACCGGCGAAATCAAGGAAAACGTGCCTATTGCGGTAGAAGAGGCTGGTTTTAACCTCATTGCCTGCGGCCACCACCGGACCGAGGTCTTCGGAGTTCGGGCCCTGGCTCAAAAAATTACGGCTGATTTGGGGATTCCGGCGGTATTTGTGGATATTGACAATCCCATATAG
- a CDS encoding TIGR04133 family radical SAM/SPASM protein produces the protein MHLCFKKKLALEAYRLYRHNEIKAHPLTYFFWECTLRCNLHCLHCGSDCVKDAIPDMPREDFLGALDKLTPHIDPKHFIVVITGGEPLMRPDLEECGQEIKKRGYPWGMVSNGLAMTPERYKGLLNAGLRSLTISLDGLRESHNHFRGAPTSFDNALRAIDMAAHTQGLTFDVMTCVNRENLKELPKILEILLKIGVKRWRIATVFPKGRAKDNPLFQLTNQEFRQVFDFIREVKSLKVINVNYGCEGFLGSYEKEARNYPFFCRAGVNVSSVLCDGSISACPSLRGDYIQGNIYKDDIWDVWQNRYQVMRDRRWAKIGDCKTCKYWRYCEGSSLHLRDEKTKELAYCHVKRLEDAGA, from the coding sequence ATGCATCTTTGTTTTAAGAAAAAACTCGCCCTCGAAGCCTATCGTCTTTACCGTCATAACGAAATTAAGGCGCACCCGCTGACCTATTTCTTTTGGGAATGTACGCTGCGCTGTAACCTGCACTGTCTGCATTGCGGTAGCGACTGCGTGAAGGATGCCATCCCGGACATGCCCCGCGAAGATTTTTTGGGGGCTCTGGACAAGCTTACCCCACACATAGACCCGAAACATTTTATTGTGGTGATTACCGGCGGCGAGCCCCTGATGCGCCCTGACCTTGAAGAATGCGGGCAAGAAATCAAGAAGCGGGGCTATCCCTGGGGCATGGTCAGTAACGGCCTTGCCATGACGCCAGAGCGTTACAAGGGACTTTTGAACGCCGGGCTCCGCTCGCTTACCATTAGCCTCGACGGCCTCCGGGAAAGCCACAACCATTTCCGCGGCGCTCCCACCAGCTTTGACAACGCGCTCCGGGCCATCGACATGGCCGCTCACACCCAAGGGCTCACTTTCGACGTGATGACCTGCGTGAACCGGGAGAACCTGAAGGAACTGCCGAAGATTCTCGAAATTCTCCTGAAAATCGGCGTGAAGCGCTGGCGTATTGCGACGGTGTTCCCCAAGGGCCGCGCCAAGGACAACCCGCTGTTCCAGTTGACCAACCAAGAATTCCGGCAAGTCTTTGACTTTATCCGGGAGGTGAAGTCCCTGAAGGTCATCAATGTGAACTACGGCTGCGAAGGGTTCCTCGGGAGCTACGAGAAAGAAGCCCGAAATTACCCTTTCTTCTGCCGCGCCGGTGTGAACGTCAGTTCCGTGCTCTGCGACGGGAGCATTTCGGCATGCCCGAGCCTCCGCGGCGACTACATCCAGGGGAACATCTACAAGGACGATATCTGGGACGTGTGGCAGAACCGCTACCAGGTGATGCGGGACCGCCGCTGGGCAAAGATTGGCGACTGCAAGACCTGCAAGTACTGGCGCTACTGCGAAGGCTCCAGCCTGCATTTACGTGATGAAAAGACCAAAGAACTGGCTTATTGCCATGTGAAACGACTGGAAGACGCCGGAGCGTAA
- the ruvX gene encoding Holliday junction resolvase RuvX: protein MNYLSIDYGEHRVGIAFGDSEIRMAFPRETIDCKTTNLFERLDQLVKQNKVDEFVVGMPYHPDGRKDGKNVVVEAFIKDLELRFPGMKIHTQDESYSSVQAQEQTAHWSVKKKKANKAVIDCAAAAIILQRWFDEGLA from the coding sequence GTGAATTACCTGTCCATTGATTACGGTGAACATCGTGTAGGGATTGCCTTTGGGGATTCCGAGATTCGCATGGCGTTCCCGCGCGAGACGATAGACTGCAAGACCACAAATCTCTTTGAACGTTTGGACCAGCTTGTAAAGCAGAACAAGGTGGACGAGTTTGTAGTGGGCATGCCCTACCACCCCGATGGCCGCAAGGACGGCAAGAACGTGGTGGTGGAGGCTTTTATCAAGGACTTGGAACTGCGGTTTCCTGGCATGAAAATCCATACACAGGATGAATCATATTCTAGTGTGCAGGCCCAGGAACAGACTGCTCACTGGAGCGTTAAAAAGAAAAAGGCCAACAAGGCGGTCATAGACTGTGCCGCTGCTGCCATTATTTTGCAACGCTGGTTCGACGAAGGCCTAGCCTAG
- a CDS encoding helix-turn-helix transcriptional regulator, with the protein MKRKNEIERSFDESIAYLLRKGREKHGHSQDLVAQEAGISRVTLGKWERGEKTPNSFDLYNVLNVLKWEPEDFWAELGKHFEPTAKPLRIAAERTKIKAYIEQTKKKRA; encoded by the coding sequence ATGAAGAGGAAAAACGAAATAGAAAGATCTTTCGACGAAAGTATCGCCTATTTGCTGAGAAAAGGCCGGGAAAAGCATGGCCACTCCCAGGACCTCGTCGCCCAGGAAGCGGGCATCAGCCGGGTTACCCTAGGGAAATGGGAGCGGGGCGAAAAGACCCCGAATTCCTTTGATCTGTACAATGTGCTCAATGTCCTCAAGTGGGAACCTGAAGATTTTTGGGCAGAACTGGGCAAGCATTTTGAACCGACGGCAAAGCCCCTGCGGATTGCCGCCGAACGGACCAAAATAAAAGCCTATATCGAACAGACCAAGAAAAAAAGGGCCTAG
- the rplU gene encoding 50S ribosomal protein L21 — MYSIVETGGFQYKVELGKAYKVPTLDAAVGSELELKSVLLFAGKEVQIGTPVLNDASVKVEVLAHGKYDTVIVFKKKRRTRYERRNGHRQGYTEVLVTELRSGAESAKVDPKVIERNRARVAALAKQKEQNKPLTRKEKIAQGIAKPAKVKKNSLRKAKEA; from the coding sequence ATGTATTCTATTGTTGAAACAGGTGGTTTCCAGTATAAAGTCGAGCTGGGCAAGGCCTACAAGGTCCCCACTCTTGACGCCGCTGTTGGTTCCGAACTGGAGCTCAAGTCCGTTCTTCTTTTCGCAGGAAAAGAAGTGCAAATCGGCACCCCTGTCCTGAACGACGCCTCCGTGAAGGTGGAAGTCCTTGCCCACGGCAAGTATGACACCGTCATCGTTTTCAAGAAGAAGCGTCGCACCCGTTACGAACGCCGTAACGGTCATCGTCAGGGCTATACCGAGGTGCTGGTCACGGAACTTCGCTCCGGCGCAGAATCCGCAAAGGTCGATCCCAAGGTGATTGAACGCAACCGCGCTCGCGTGGCCGCGCTCGCCAAGCAGAAGGAGCAGAACAAGCCCCTTACTCGCAAGGAAAAGATTGCCCAGGGTATCGCAAAGCCCGCCAAGGTCAAGAAGAACTCTCTGCGCAAGGCTAAGGAGGCTTAA
- the guaA gene encoding glutamine-hydrolyzing GMP synthase has product MKNVDTIAVLDFGGQYAHLIANRVRRLGVFTEIHSPAAPVSELEGVKGIIYSGGPSSVYAADAPEYNPEILNLPVPKLGICYGHQLIAQQLGGHVEPGKVKEYGIADLIVGDENCPILKGLPKASPMWMSHGDQVTKLPEGYRIVASTKDCEIAAVAFDSDKPERQIFGIQFHPEVTHSKFGMKLLENFVDFTGAKKTWNMKSYLPLITERIKEQVKDRKVFLLVSGGVDSTVAFVLLNRVLGPEKVLGLHVDNGMMRLGESQKIMEFLKAEGMNNLKVRDASEHFLAKLKGVTAPETKRGIIGKEFLTVKDEEMAKLNLDPNQWMMAQGTIYPDTIESGGTKNADKIKTHHNRVQEVLDLMEKGLVLEPLADLYKDEVRALGEELGIPHNLVWRHPFPGPGLGVRLLCSEGKLTDDMVKFEDVKDTAGQSLADYLKANNIAGRLLPIKSVGVQGDGRTYAQPFLITTTGLSWKDCEKFSTELANRFKAINRVIYQIGSVADEDPKLVEQFATRENFDTLRKFDNICTEFLQANDLYEKIWQMPVVLVPLRTAGKPCIVMRPVNSTEAMTANFAEIDQGMLAGLWRKFEAEGAGSLWYDVTHKPPGTIEWE; this is encoded by the coding sequence ATGAAAAACGTCGATACTATTGCAGTTTTGGACTTTGGCGGGCAGTACGCCCACCTGATTGCTAACCGCGTGCGCCGCCTGGGCGTGTTTACCGAAATCCACTCCCCCGCCGCTCCCGTCAGTGAGCTCGAAGGCGTGAAGGGAATCATCTACAGTGGCGGCCCCAGTAGCGTGTACGCGGCCGACGCCCCGGAATACAATCCTGAAATTCTGAACCTCCCGGTGCCCAAACTCGGCATCTGCTACGGTCACCAGCTCATCGCCCAGCAGTTGGGCGGGCACGTGGAACCGGGCAAGGTCAAGGAATACGGCATCGCCGACCTGATTGTGGGCGACGAAAACTGCCCGATTCTGAAGGGCCTCCCGAAGGCTAGCCCCATGTGGATGAGCCACGGCGACCAGGTGACGAAGCTCCCCGAGGGCTACAGGATTGTGGCCAGCACCAAGGACTGCGAAATCGCCGCCGTCGCTTTCGATAGCGACAAGCCCGAACGCCAGATTTTCGGCATCCAGTTCCACCCCGAAGTCACGCACAGCAAGTTCGGCATGAAGTTGCTCGAGAACTTCGTGGACTTCACGGGCGCAAAGAAGACCTGGAACATGAAGAGCTACTTGCCGCTCATCACGGAACGCATCAAGGAACAGGTCAAGGACCGCAAGGTTTTCCTGCTCGTGAGTGGCGGCGTGGACTCCACCGTGGCATTCGTGCTCCTGAACCGCGTGCTCGGACCGGAAAAGGTCTTGGGTCTGCACGTGGACAACGGCATGATGCGCCTTGGCGAATCCCAGAAGATTATGGAATTCTTGAAGGCCGAGGGAATGAACAACCTCAAGGTCCGCGACGCCAGCGAACACTTCCTCGCGAAGCTCAAGGGCGTGACTGCGCCGGAAACCAAGCGCGGCATCATCGGTAAGGAATTCTTGACGGTGAAGGACGAGGAAATGGCGAAGCTCAACCTCGATCCTAACCAGTGGATGATGGCGCAGGGCACCATCTACCCCGACACCATCGAAAGCGGCGGCACCAAGAACGCCGACAAGATCAAAACGCACCACAACCGCGTGCAGGAAGTTTTGGACCTCATGGAAAAGGGCCTCGTCTTGGAACCACTCGCCGACCTGTACAAGGACGAAGTCCGTGCCCTCGGCGAAGAACTCGGCATTCCGCACAACCTCGTGTGGCGTCACCCATTCCCGGGTCCGGGCCTCGGCGTTCGCCTGCTCTGCAGCGAAGGCAAGCTCACCGACGATATGGTGAAGTTTGAAGACGTGAAGGATACCGCCGGTCAGTCCCTCGCCGACTACCTGAAGGCGAACAACATTGCGGGCCGCCTGCTCCCCATCAAGAGCGTGGGCGTGCAGGGCGACGGCCGTACTTACGCGCAGCCGTTCCTCATCACCACGACCGGCCTTAGCTGGAAGGATTGCGAAAAGTTCTCCACCGAACTTGCCAACCGTTTCAAGGCCATCAACCGCGTCATCTACCAGATTGGCAGCGTGGCCGATGAAGACCCGAAGCTTGTGGAACAGTTCGCCACCCGTGAGAACTTTGATACGCTCCGCAAGTTCGACAACATCTGCACTGAATTTCTGCAGGCAAACGACCTGTACGAAAAAATCTGGCAGATGCCGGTCGTACTAGTCCCGCTCCGCACGGCGGGCAAGCCCTGCATCGTGATGCGCCCGGTGAACTCCACCGAAGCCATGACCGCAAACTTCGCCGAAATCGACCAGGGAATGCTGGCCGGACTCTGGCGCAAGTTCGAAGCAGAAGGTGCAGGCTCGCTGTGGTACGACGTGACCCACAAGCCCCCTGGAACCATTGAGTGGGAATGA
- the rpmA gene encoding 50S ribosomal protein L27 — protein sequence MAHKKGQGSVRNGRDSNAKYLGVKKYAGETVKAGNIIVRQRGSHFHSGVNVGMGKDFTLFSLVDGKVKFERLDAKRQKVSVYPEEA from the coding sequence ATGGCACATAAGAAAGGTCAAGGTTCAGTACGTAACGGCCGCGACAGTAACGCCAAGTATCTTGGTGTTAAGAAGTACGCGGGCGAAACCGTCAAGGCTGGCAACATCATCGTTCGTCAGCGCGGTTCTCACTTCCACAGTGGCGTGAACGTGGGCATGGGCAAGGATTTCACCTTGTTCTCCCTGGTTGACGGCAAGGTGAAGTTCGAACGCCTCGATGCAAAGCGTCAGAAGGTTTCTGTCTACCCCGAAGAAGCCTAA
- a CDS encoding PadR family transcriptional regulator, whose translation MNRYDLVLLGLIDEKERSGYDIITEIRVRELDRWAKISTSTVYNRLTTLQKNGSILGRAEKDGNRPERVMYSITEKGKETLRKEVLKHLTGFNDDPRTLGFAFLYGAENKELIRTLEAHERRLVQEIENLEKMIAEEPRPTLYPEGPFLNCMSRDHILVELKYVRAAIGILRDPIRNKKLDGYFYINFGNRDFENFNQKKD comes from the coding sequence ATGAACCGTTATGACCTGGTGCTTTTGGGCTTGATTGATGAAAAGGAACGCAGCGGATATGACATCATTACGGAGATTCGGGTCCGCGAGCTGGACCGCTGGGCAAAGATCAGCACCTCTACGGTCTATAACCGCTTGACCACCCTGCAAAAGAATGGAAGTATCCTTGGCCGTGCCGAAAAAGACGGCAATCGCCCCGAACGCGTGATGTACAGCATTACCGAGAAGGGGAAGGAAACCCTCCGCAAGGAGGTCCTCAAGCATCTGACCGGGTTCAACGACGACCCGAGGACGCTTGGTTTTGCCTTCCTCTACGGTGCCGAGAACAAGGAACTTATCCGCACCCTGGAGGCCCACGAGCGCCGCCTGGTGCAGGAAATCGAGAATCTCGAGAAGATGATCGCCGAAGAACCCAGGCCCACCCTTTACCCCGAAGGTCCCTTCCTCAACTGCATGAGCCGGGACCACATTCTGGTGGAACTCAAGTACGTGCGTGCCGCTATCGGCATTTTGCGGGACCCCATCCGCAATAAGAAGCTGGACGGCTACTTCTACATCAACTTCGGTAACCGGGATTTTGAGAATTTCAACCAGAAGAAAGATTAG